In Pan troglodytes isolate AG18354 chromosome 21, NHGRI_mPanTro3-v2.0_pri, whole genome shotgun sequence, one genomic interval encodes:
- the RAE1 gene encoding mRNA export factor RAE1 (The RefSeq protein has 1 substitution compared to this genomic sequence), protein MSLFGTISGFGTSGTSMFGSATTDNHNPMKDIEVTSSPDDSIGCLSFSPPTLPGNFLIAGSWANDVRCWEVQDSGQTIPKAQQMHTGPVLDVCWSDDGSKVFTASCDKTAKMWDLSSNQAIQIAQHDAPVKTIHWIKAPNYSCVMTGSWDKTLKFWDTRSSNPMMVLQLPERCYCADVIYPMAVVATAERGLIVYQLENQPSEFRRIESPLKHQHRCVAIFKDKQNKPTGFALGSIEGRVAIHYINPPNPAKDNFTFKCHRSNGTNTSAPQDIYAVNGIAFHPVHGTLATVGSDGRFSFWDKDARTKLKTSEQLDQPISACCFNHNGNIFAYASSYDWSKGHEFYNPQKKNYIFLRNAAEELKPRNKK, encoded by the exons ATGAGCCTGTTTGGAACAACCTCAGGTTTTGGAACCAGTGGGACCAGCATGTTTGGCAGTGCAACCACAGACAATCACAATCCAATGAAG GATATTGAAGTAACATCATCTCCTGATGATAGCATTGGTTGTCTGTCTTTTAGCCCACCAACCTTGCCGGGGAACTTTCTTATTGCAGGATCATGGGCTAATGAT GTTCgctgctgggaagttcaagacaGTGGACAGACCATTCCAAAAGCCCAGCAGATGCACACTGGGCCTGTGCTCGATGTCTGCTGGAGTGAC gaTGGGAGCAAAGTATTTACGGCATCGTGTGATAAAACTGCCAAAATGTGGGACCTCAGCAGTAACCAAGCAATACAGATCGCACAG CATGATGCTCCTGTTAAAACCATCCATTGGATCAAAGCTCCAAACTACAGCTGTGTGATGACTGGGAGCTGGGATAAGACTTTAAAG ttttggGATACTCGATCGTCAAATCCTATGATGGTTTTGCAACTCCCTGAAAGGTGTTACTGTGCTGACGTG ATATACCCCATGGCTGTGGTGGCAACTGCAGAGAGGGGCCTGATTGTCTATCAGCTAGagaatcaaccttctgaattcagGAGGATAGAATCTCCACTGAAACATCAG CATCGGTGTGTggctatttttaaagacaaacagAACAAGCCTACTGGTTTTGCCCTGGGAAGTATCGAGGGGAGAGTTGCTATTCACTATATCAACCCCCCGAACCC CGCCAAAGATAACTTCACCTTTAAATGTCATCGATCTAATGGAACCAACACTTCAGCTCCTCAGGACATTTATGCG GTAAATGGAATCGCGTTCCATCCTGTTCATGGCACCCTTGCAACTGTGGGATCTGATGGTAGATTCAGCTTCTGGGACAAAGATGCCagaacaaaactaaaaacttcGGAACAGTTAGATCAGCCCATCTCAGCTTGCTGTTTCAATCACAATGGAAACATATTTGCGTACGCTTCCAGCTACGACTGGTCAAAG GGACATGAATTTTATAatccccagaaaaaaaattacattttcctgcGTAATGCAGCCGAAGAGCTAAAGCCCAGGAATAAGAAGTAG
- the RAE1 gene encoding mRNA export factor RAE1 isoform X4 — MLKLAKKRLRRVKMSLFGTTSGFGTSGTSMFGSATTDNHNPMKDIEVTSSPDDSIGCLSFSPPTLPGNFLIAGSWANDVRCWEVQDSGQTIPKAQQMHTGPVLDVCWSDDGSKVFTASCDKTAKMWDLSSNQAIQIAQHDAPVKTIHWIKAPNYSCVMTGSWDKTLKFWDTRSSNPMMVLQLPERCYCADVIYPMAVVATAERGLIVYQLENQPSEFRRIESPLKHQHRCVAIFKDKQNKPTGFALGSIEGRVAIHYINPPNPAKDNFTFKCHRSNGTNTSAPQDIYAVNGIAFHPVHGTLATVGSDGRFSFWDKDARTKLKTSEQLDQPISACCFNHNGNIFAYASSYDWSKACCCFCVSLFEGLLCEP; from the exons ATGTTAAAGTTGGCAAAGAAGCGTCTGAGGAg gGTCAAAATGAGCCTGTTTGGAACAACCTCAGGTTTTGGAACCAGTGGGACCAGCATGTTTGGCAGTGCAACCACAGACAATCACAATCCAATGAAG GATATTGAAGTAACATCATCTCCTGATGATAGCATTGGTTGTCTGTCTTTTAGCCCACCAACCTTGCCGGGGAACTTTCTTATTGCAGGATCATGGGCTAATGAT GTTCgctgctgggaagttcaagacaGTGGACAGACCATTCCAAAAGCCCAGCAGATGCACACTGGGCCTGTGCTCGATGTCTGCTGGAGTGAC gaTGGGAGCAAAGTATTTACGGCATCGTGTGATAAAACTGCCAAAATGTGGGACCTCAGCAGTAACCAAGCAATACAGATCGCACAG CATGATGCTCCTGTTAAAACCATCCATTGGATCAAAGCTCCAAACTACAGCTGTGTGATGACTGGGAGCTGGGATAAGACTTTAAAG ttttggGATACTCGATCGTCAAATCCTATGATGGTTTTGCAACTCCCTGAAAGGTGTTACTGTGCTGACGTG ATATACCCCATGGCTGTGGTGGCAACTGCAGAGAGGGGCCTGATTGTCTATCAGCTAGagaatcaaccttctgaattcagGAGGATAGAATCTCCACTGAAACATCAG CATCGGTGTGTggctatttttaaagacaaacagAACAAGCCTACTGGTTTTGCCCTGGGAAGTATCGAGGGGAGAGTTGCTATTCACTATATCAACCCCCCGAACCC CGCCAAAGATAACTTCACCTTTAAATGTCATCGATCTAATGGAACCAACACTTCAGCTCCTCAGGACATTTATGCG GTAAATGGAATCGCGTTCCATCCTGTTCATGGCACCCTTGCAACTGTGGGATCTGATGGTAGATTCAGCTTCTGGGACAAAGATGCCagaacaaaactaaaaacttcGGAACAGTTAGATCAGCCCATCTCAGCTTGCTGTTTCAATCACAATGGAAACATATTTGCGTACGCTTCCAGCTACGACTGGTCAAAG gcctgctgctgcttctgtgtTTCCCTGTTTGAGGGTTTGCTGTGTGAGCCATGA
- the MTRNR2L3 gene encoding Humanin-like 3 (The RefSeq protein has 1 non-frameshifting indel compared to this genomic sequence): protein MATRGFSCLLLSTSEIDNLSVKRRI, encoded by the coding sequence ATGGCCACACGAGGGTTCAGCTGTCTCTTACTTTCAACCAGTGAAATTGATCTATCCGTGAAGAGGCGGATATAA
- the RBM38 gene encoding RNA-binding protein 38 isoform X3, whose translation MLLQPAPCAPSAGFPRPLAAPGAMHGSQKDTTFTKIFVGGLPYHTTDASLRKYFEGFGDIEEAVVITDRQTGKSRGYGFVTMADRAAAERACKDPNPIIDGRKANVNLAYLGAKPRSLQTG comes from the exons ATGCTGCTGCAGCCCGCGCCGTGCGCCCCGAGCGCGGGCTTCCCGCGGCCCCTGGCCGCCCCCGGCGCCATGCACGGCTCGCAGAAGGACACCACGTTCACCAAGATCTTCGTGGGCGGCCTGCCGTACCACACTACCGACGCCTCGCTCAGGAAGTACTTCGAGGGCTTCGGCGACATCGAGGAGGCCGTGGTCATCACCGACCGCCAGACGGGCAAGTCCCGCGGCTACGGCTTC GTGACCATGGCCGACCGGGCGGCAGCTGAGAGGGCTTGCAAAGACCCGAACCCCATCATCGACGGCCGCAAGGCCAACGTGAACCTGGCATATCTGGGCGCCAAGCCGCGGAGCCTCCAGACGG
- the RAE1 gene encoding mRNA export factor RAE1 isoform X2 — translation MSLFGTTSGFGTSGTSMFGSATTDNHNPMKDIEVTSSPDDSIGCLSFSPPTLPGNFLIAGSWANDVRCWEVQDSGQTIPKAQQMHTGPVLDVCWSDDGSKVFTASCDKTAKMWDLSSNQAIQIAQHDAPVKTIHWIKAPNYSCVMTGSWDKTLKFWDTRSSNPMMVLQLPERCYCADVIYPMAVVATAERGLIVYQLENQPSEFRRIESPLKHQHRCVAIFKDKQNKPTGFALGSIEGRVAIHYINPPNPAKDNFTFKCHRSNGTNTSAPQDIYAVNGIAFHPVHGTLATVGSDGRFSFWDKDARTKLKTSEQLDQPISACCFNHNGNIFAYASSYDWSKACCCFCVSLFEGLLCEP, via the exons ATGAGCCTGTTTGGAACAACCTCAGGTTTTGGAACCAGTGGGACCAGCATGTTTGGCAGTGCAACCACAGACAATCACAATCCAATGAAG GATATTGAAGTAACATCATCTCCTGATGATAGCATTGGTTGTCTGTCTTTTAGCCCACCAACCTTGCCGGGGAACTTTCTTATTGCAGGATCATGGGCTAATGAT GTTCgctgctgggaagttcaagacaGTGGACAGACCATTCCAAAAGCCCAGCAGATGCACACTGGGCCTGTGCTCGATGTCTGCTGGAGTGAC gaTGGGAGCAAAGTATTTACGGCATCGTGTGATAAAACTGCCAAAATGTGGGACCTCAGCAGTAACCAAGCAATACAGATCGCACAG CATGATGCTCCTGTTAAAACCATCCATTGGATCAAAGCTCCAAACTACAGCTGTGTGATGACTGGGAGCTGGGATAAGACTTTAAAG ttttggGATACTCGATCGTCAAATCCTATGATGGTTTTGCAACTCCCTGAAAGGTGTTACTGTGCTGACGTG ATATACCCCATGGCTGTGGTGGCAACTGCAGAGAGGGGCCTGATTGTCTATCAGCTAGagaatcaaccttctgaattcagGAGGATAGAATCTCCACTGAAACATCAG CATCGGTGTGTggctatttttaaagacaaacagAACAAGCCTACTGGTTTTGCCCTGGGAAGTATCGAGGGGAGAGTTGCTATTCACTATATCAACCCCCCGAACCC CGCCAAAGATAACTTCACCTTTAAATGTCATCGATCTAATGGAACCAACACTTCAGCTCCTCAGGACATTTATGCG GTAAATGGAATCGCGTTCCATCCTGTTCATGGCACCCTTGCAACTGTGGGATCTGATGGTAGATTCAGCTTCTGGGACAAAGATGCCagaacaaaactaaaaacttcGGAACAGTTAGATCAGCCCATCTCAGCTTGCTGTTTCAATCACAATGGAAACATATTTGCGTACGCTTCCAGCTACGACTGGTCAAAG gcctgctgctgcttctgtgtTTCCCTGTTTGAGGGTTTGCTGTGTGAGCCATGA
- the RAE1 gene encoding mRNA export factor RAE1 isoform X3 yields the protein MAPAEAELPPGSALLRVAGARAGLLTKLRYWALEARVKMSLFGTTSGFGTSGTSMFGSATTDNHNPMKDIEVTSSPDDSIGCLSFSPPTLPGNFLIAGSWANDVRCWEVQDSGQTIPKAQQMHTGPVLDVCWSDDGSKVFTASCDKTAKMWDLSSNQAIQIAQHDAPVKTIHWIKAPNYSCVMTGSWDKTLKFWDTRSSNPMMVLQLPERCYCADVIYPMAVVATAERGLIVYQLENQPSEFRRIESPLKHQHRCVAIFKDKQNKPTGFALGSIEGRVAIHYINPPNPAKDNFTFKCHRSNGTNTSAPQDIYAVNGIAFHPVHGTLATVGSDGRFSFWDKDARTKLKTSEQLDQPISACCFNHNGNIFAYASSYDWSKGHEFYNPQKKNYIFLRNAAEELKPRNKK from the exons ATGGCGCCCGCAGAGGCCGAGTTGCCTCCCGGGAGCGCGCTTCTGCGGGTTGCTGGGGCGCGAGCGGGACTGTTGACTAAGCTTCGTTACTGGGCCCTGGAAGCGAG gGTCAAAATGAGCCTGTTTGGAACAACCTCAGGTTTTGGAACCAGTGGGACCAGCATGTTTGGCAGTGCAACCACAGACAATCACAATCCAATGAAG GATATTGAAGTAACATCATCTCCTGATGATAGCATTGGTTGTCTGTCTTTTAGCCCACCAACCTTGCCGGGGAACTTTCTTATTGCAGGATCATGGGCTAATGAT GTTCgctgctgggaagttcaagacaGTGGACAGACCATTCCAAAAGCCCAGCAGATGCACACTGGGCCTGTGCTCGATGTCTGCTGGAGTGAC gaTGGGAGCAAAGTATTTACGGCATCGTGTGATAAAACTGCCAAAATGTGGGACCTCAGCAGTAACCAAGCAATACAGATCGCACAG CATGATGCTCCTGTTAAAACCATCCATTGGATCAAAGCTCCAAACTACAGCTGTGTGATGACTGGGAGCTGGGATAAGACTTTAAAG ttttggGATACTCGATCGTCAAATCCTATGATGGTTTTGCAACTCCCTGAAAGGTGTTACTGTGCTGACGTG ATATACCCCATGGCTGTGGTGGCAACTGCAGAGAGGGGCCTGATTGTCTATCAGCTAGagaatcaaccttctgaattcagGAGGATAGAATCTCCACTGAAACATCAG CATCGGTGTGTggctatttttaaagacaaacagAACAAGCCTACTGGTTTTGCCCTGGGAAGTATCGAGGGGAGAGTTGCTATTCACTATATCAACCCCCCGAACCC CGCCAAAGATAACTTCACCTTTAAATGTCATCGATCTAATGGAACCAACACTTCAGCTCCTCAGGACATTTATGCG GTAAATGGAATCGCGTTCCATCCTGTTCATGGCACCCTTGCAACTGTGGGATCTGATGGTAGATTCAGCTTCTGGGACAAAGATGCCagaacaaaactaaaaacttcGGAACAGTTAGATCAGCCCATCTCAGCTTGCTGTTTCAATCACAATGGAAACATATTTGCGTACGCTTCCAGCTACGACTGGTCAAAG GGACATGAATTTTATAatccccagaaaaaaaattacattttcctgcGTAATGCAGCCGAAGAGCTAAAGCCCAGGAATAAGAAGTAG
- the RAE1 gene encoding mRNA export factor RAE1 isoform X1: MSLFGTTSGFGTSGTSMFGSATTDNHNPMKDIEVTSSPDDSIGCLSFSPPTLPGNFLIAGSWANDVRCWEVQDSGQTIPKAQQMHTGPVLDVCWSDDGSKVFTASCDKTAKMWDLSSNQAIQIAQHDAPVKTIHWIKAPNYSCVMTGSWDKTLKFWDTRSSNPMMVLQLPERCYCADVIYPMAVVATAERGLIVYQLENQPSEFRRIESPLKHQHRCVAIFKDKQNKPTGFALGSIEGRVAIHYINPPNPAKDNFTFKCHRSNGTNTSAPQDIYAVNGIAFHPVHGTLATVGSDGRFSFWDKDARTKLKTSEQLDQPISACCFNHNGNIFAYASSYDWSKGHEFYNPQKKNYIFLRNAAEELKPRNKK, translated from the exons ATGAGCCTGTTTGGAACAACCTCAGGTTTTGGAACCAGTGGGACCAGCATGTTTGGCAGTGCAACCACAGACAATCACAATCCAATGAAG GATATTGAAGTAACATCATCTCCTGATGATAGCATTGGTTGTCTGTCTTTTAGCCCACCAACCTTGCCGGGGAACTTTCTTATTGCAGGATCATGGGCTAATGAT GTTCgctgctgggaagttcaagacaGTGGACAGACCATTCCAAAAGCCCAGCAGATGCACACTGGGCCTGTGCTCGATGTCTGCTGGAGTGAC gaTGGGAGCAAAGTATTTACGGCATCGTGTGATAAAACTGCCAAAATGTGGGACCTCAGCAGTAACCAAGCAATACAGATCGCACAG CATGATGCTCCTGTTAAAACCATCCATTGGATCAAAGCTCCAAACTACAGCTGTGTGATGACTGGGAGCTGGGATAAGACTTTAAAG ttttggGATACTCGATCGTCAAATCCTATGATGGTTTTGCAACTCCCTGAAAGGTGTTACTGTGCTGACGTG ATATACCCCATGGCTGTGGTGGCAACTGCAGAGAGGGGCCTGATTGTCTATCAGCTAGagaatcaaccttctgaattcagGAGGATAGAATCTCCACTGAAACATCAG CATCGGTGTGTggctatttttaaagacaaacagAACAAGCCTACTGGTTTTGCCCTGGGAAGTATCGAGGGGAGAGTTGCTATTCACTATATCAACCCCCCGAACCC CGCCAAAGATAACTTCACCTTTAAATGTCATCGATCTAATGGAACCAACACTTCAGCTCCTCAGGACATTTATGCG GTAAATGGAATCGCGTTCCATCCTGTTCATGGCACCCTTGCAACTGTGGGATCTGATGGTAGATTCAGCTTCTGGGACAAAGATGCCagaacaaaactaaaaacttcGGAACAGTTAGATCAGCCCATCTCAGCTTGCTGTTTCAATCACAATGGAAACATATTTGCGTACGCTTCCAGCTACGACTGGTCAAAG GGACATGAATTTTATAatccccagaaaaaaaattacattttcctgcGTAATGCAGCCGAAGAGCTAAAGCCCAGGAATAAGAAGTAG